A stretch of Henckelia pumila isolate YLH828 chromosome 4, ASM3356847v2, whole genome shotgun sequence DNA encodes these proteins:
- the LOC140864289 gene encoding zinc finger CCCH domain-containing protein 55-like produces the protein MSERRKRKSFWDTEEEAKHLPGMNESNSWPGKERHCNYDDRRYHGLSSSGTSSIQKSLDNSGRASWESNEEYPTVLMGDGFVKRRQDASEAKEIGGVSRYFKNMSPGFDGMERRNCNNSFEDDRSHSRRYPARGRSPSRGRTSGRSRSRSLSRGRGRERERGRGWSRSRSRSNDSARGQSRSRSPIEDYRRQSYGWSDRTRGPDKSSQNCRDFVAGSCRRGSQCRFLHPSNISHRDGDRLEDDPAESWRNKVDRIRTSKHAYSRGPEYEMHDDDSEPNRRKDEQFLTKNRDGFPCKDFIRGNCRWADSCRFSHHSASGESFGKSFNVRSFDKDSGHRSNQYEKPICKFFAAGKCDRNNCRFSHEVINIGSLHDKSNWSDDVMRVSDAVNTVGWGEKNLADIKSTGDVSNEMGNGIENEDKTWGVLDWKERPSNREKRTSPPRECSSHDQDIGYTESLVKASVANKLEQLILHNSQLQNQDEFLNVQQENSLQGHHSFSVKPLQQNASSTSHIQQQHPEMLHNDIVNQFVSGVLDGVKNSQKTTHTDFFSGQSLNEMGERMFLGHSSISNETIRGRNMLYPMLSNEVVADLNLPETKIAVPLNLQAEMQNHQKAIKSPKMSESKVLQFFPNLLTSEHSTRATNTPVVIPEQPVGHVTENPATFLGHRFVNEQAQAYQSIDPPNSSGVMPSFSDTWGHVPLVNTINAQMSPVAVSHDMFNPLENGTDAIELSNRCLVTGTEQNSQKHMKQSSPLSVGMKVDNLGVNHREHVTLKQDEVTAKPENEALGEQSKEDKENKASETLDGHGKNEGGNATKDEKGMRLFKNSLVEFVKEILKPTWKEGRMSREAHKTVVKKVVDKVTGTIQADHVPKTQEKVEHYLSCSKPKITKLVQAYVERCRKTES, from the exons ATGAGTGAAAGGAGAAAACGTAAATCATTTTGGGATACGGAAGAAGAGGCCAAACACCTGCCAGGTATGAATGAGTCTAATTCTTGGCCTGGAAAGGAACGCCATTGTAATTATGATGACAGGCGTTATCACGGATTGTCTTCATCCGGAACATCTTCCATACAAAAGTCTCTGGATAATTCTGGACGAGCTTCTTGGGAAAGTAATGAAGAATACCCAACTGTACTAATGGGTGATGGTTTTGTCAAAAGACGACAAGATGCTTCGGAAGCTAAGGAAATAGGTGGGGTTAGCAGATATTTCAAGAACATGTCTCCAGGATTTGATGGAATGGAAAGGCGTAACTGTAACAACAGTTTTGAAGATGATCGAAGCCATTCACGTAG GTACCCTGCAAGAGGCAGAAGCCCGAGCAGAGGCAGGACAAGTGGCAGGAGTCGAAGTAGGAGCTTGAGCAGGGGTAGAGGTAGGGAAAGGGAGCGGGGGAGAGGCTGGAGCAGGAGTAGAAGCAGAAGTAATGACAGTGCAAGGGGTCAAAGCAGAAGTCGTAGTCCAATCGAAGATTATAGACGCCAGTCTTATGGATGGAGTGACAGAACAAGAGGCCCGGATAAATCATCTCAAAATTGTAGAGACTTTGTCGCAGGAAGTTGCAGGAGAGGCAGCCAATGTAGATTTCTTCATCCTAGTAATATAAGCCATAGGGATGGGGATCGCTTGGAAGATGACCCTGCAGAAAGTTGGAGAAATAAAGTAGATCGAATCCGTACTTCAAAACATGCTTACAGTAGAGGTCCTGAATATGAAATGCATGATGATGATTCTGAACCTAATCGTCGAAAGGATGAGCAGTTCTTAACCAAAAATAGAGATGGATTCCCCTGCAAGGACTTCATTAGGGGGAATTGTCGCTGGGCAGATTCTTGCAGATTTTCTCATCATTCTGCTTCTGGTGAGAGTTTTGGCAAAAGTTTCAATGTGAGATCTTTTGACAAGGACAGCGGTCATCGGTCGAACCAATACGAGAAACCCATCTGCAAATTTTTTGCTGCAGGGAAGTGTGATAGGAATAATTGCAGGTTTTCTCATGAAGTCATTAACATAGGCAGTTTGCATGACAAGAGCAACTGGTCGGATGATGTTATGAGAGTCTCGGATGCTGTGAACACTGTTGGTTGGGGTGAAAAGAATTTAGCAGACATAAAAAGTACTGGTGATGTTAGCAATGAAATGGGCAATGGGATTGAAAATGAGGACAAAACTTGGGGAGTACTGGATTGGAAAGAGAGACCTTCGAATAGAGAGAAACGAACTTCTCCTCCCAGGGAATGTAGCAGTCATGACCAAGACATAGGCTATACTGAATCTTTGGTTAAGGCCAGTGTAGCAAACAAACTAGAACAACTCATCTTACACAACTCTCAGTTGCAAAACCAGGATGAATTTTTGAATGTCCAACAAGAGAATTCACTGCAGGGACATCACAGTTTCTCTGTCAAACCCTTGCAACAGAATGCTTCATCCACTTCACATATTCAACAGCAGCATCCAGAAATGTTACACAATGATATTGTGAATCAGTTTGTCTCCGGTGTTCTTGATGGGGTAAAGAACTCCCAAAAAACCACTCATACTGATTTTTTCTCGGGGCAAAGCTTGAATGAAATGGGTGAAAGAATGTTTCTTGGGCATTCTTCAATTTCAAATGAAACTATAAGAGGGCGGAATATGCTCTATCCTATGCTATCAAATGAAGTTGTTGCCGACTTGAATCTGCCCGAGACGAAGATAGCCGTGCCTTTGAATTTGCAAGCTGAGATGCAGAACCATCAGAAAGCTATTAAATCCCCTAAAATGTCAGAATCAAAAGTCCTTCAATTTTTTCCAAATTTGTTGACCAGTGAGCACTCTACTCGAGCGACGAACACTCCAGTTGTTATCCCTGAACAACCAGTTGGTCATGTGACTGAAAATCCTGCTACATTTTTGGGACACAGATTTGTGAATGAACAAGCACAAGCATATCAAAGCATTGATCCCCCCAATTCTAGTGGGGTGATGCCTTCTTTTTCTGATACCTGGGGTCATGTCCCCCTTGTAAATACAATAAATGCACAAATGAGTCCTGTCGCGGTTTCCCACGATATGTTTAATCCCTTGGAAAATGGAACGGATGCTATCGAGCTCAGCAATCGTTGTTTAGTCACGGGAACTGAACAGAATAGTCAGAAACATATGAAGCAATCATCTCCTTTATCTGTTGGCATGAAAGTTGATAATTTGGGGGTGAATCATCGAGAACATGTGACGTTGAAGCAAGATGAAGTAACTGCCAAACCAGAAAATGAAGCCCTTGGTGAGCAAAGCAAAGAAGATAAAGAGAACAAGGCATCAGAAACTCTGGATGGCCATGGGAAAAATGAAGGGGGAAATGCTACAAAGGATGAAAAGGGAATGCGTTTATTTAAAAATTCTCTTGTAGAATTTGTGAAGGAGATATTGAAGCCTACATGGAAGGAAGGTCGAATGAGTCGGGAGGCTCATAAAACAGTAGTGAAAAAGGTGGTTGACAAAGTGACTGGTACAATTCAAGCTGATCATGTTCCAAAGACACAGGAAAAAGTCGAACATTATTTGTCATGCTCTAAACCGAAAATCACCAAACTTGTGCAG GCATACGTGGAGCGCTGTCGAAAGACGGAGTCTTGA
- the LOC140863086 gene encoding vacuolar protein sorting-associated protein 45 homolog, which produces MVLITVARDYINRMLQDISGMKVIVLDSHTVSIVSVVYSQSELLQKEVFLVELVDSISMSKEPMSHLKAVYFLRPTSENIQHIRRQLATPRFGEYHLFFSNMLKDTQLHNLADSDEHEVVHQVQEFYADFVAVDAYHFTFNMISNHMYMLPAVVDPSSLQHFCDRAVDGIAAIFLALKRRPIIRYSRTSDVSKRIAQEALKLMYQQESGLFDFRRAEVSPLLLIVDRRDDPVTPLLNQWTYQAMVHELIGIQDNKVDLRNIGKFPKDQQEVVLSSEQDAFFKANIYENFGDIGMNIKKMVDDFQQVSKSNQSIQTIEDMAKFVDNYPEYRKMHGNVSKHVTLVTEMSRIVEERKLMLVSQTEQELACNGGQGAAFEAVTNLLNNESVSDIDRLRLVMLYALRYEKDSPVQLMQLFNKLASRSPKYKPGLVQFLLKQAGVDKRTGDLYGNRDLLNYALNMARGLKGVENVYTQHQPLLFQTMESIVKGRLRDVDYPYVGNHFQQARPQEVVIFIVGGTTYEEARSVALLNSTNSGIRFILGGTAVLNSKRFLKDLEEAQRIARSNTGVV; this is translated from the exons ATGGTGCTGATTACGGTGGCTCGAGACTACATCAATCGCATGTTACAAGATATTTCGGGAATGAAAGTTATAGTTTTAGACTCTCATACG GTTAGCATTGTAAGTGTTGTATATTCACAATCAGAGCTTTTACAAAAAGAAGTGTTTCTGGTGGAACTCGTGGATTCCATTTCCATGTCAAAGGAACCCATGTCACACCTTAAAGCTGTTTATTTTCTTCGTCCAACTTCCGAAAATATTCAACACATTAGGCGTCAGCTGGCTACTCCTAGATTTGGGGAATATCACCTCT TCTTTTCCAACATGTTGAAAGACACTCAGCTTCATAACTTAGCGGATTCAGATGAACACGAAGTTGTTCATCAAGTGCAG GAGTTCTATGCAGACTTTGTTGCTGTTGATGCCTATCATTTCACATTTAATATGATTTCAAACCACATGTACATGCTCCCAGCTGTTGTGGATCCATCAAGTTTACAACATTTTTGTGATAGAGCAGTTGATGGAATCGCGGCCATCTTCCTGGCTCTGAAACGAAGGCCCATTATTCGATATTCACGAACTTCTGATGTTTCAAAAAGGATAGCACAAGAAGCATTG AAGCTGATGTACCAGCAGGAAAGTGGTCTTTTTGATTTTAGACGAGCTGAAGTTTCCCCATTGTTGCTAATTGTGGATAGGAGGGATGACCCAGTTACTCCTCTTCTCAATCAATGGACATATCAG GCAATGGTTCATGAACTTATAGGTATTCAGGACAATAAGGTAGATCTCAGAAATATTGGGAAGTTCCCAAAGGACCAACAG GAGGTCGTGCTGTCCTCTGAGCAAGATGCCTTTTTTAAAGCCAATATATATGAGAATTTTGGAGATATTGGCatgaatattaaaaaaatggtGGATGATTTCCAACAAGTTTCAAAAAGCAATCAGAGTATTCAAACAATAG AGGACATGGCTAAATTTGTTGACAACTACCCAGAATACAGAAAAATGCACGGCAATGTTTCCAAGCATGTGACCTTGGTCACAGAAATGAGCAGAATTGTGGAGGAAAGGAAACTAATGCTTGTTTCacaaacagaacaagaactgGCTTGCAATGGTGGGCAAGGGGCAGCATTTGAG GCTGTCACCAATCTTTTAAATAATGAAAGTGTCTCTGACATTGACCGTTTACGGCTTGTCATGCTATATGCTTTAAGATATGAGAAGGATAGTCCCGTCCAACTGATGCAGTTATTCAATAAATTGGCGTCACGGTCTCCAAAGTATAAGCCTGGG CTTGTGCAATTCCTGCTCAAGCAAGCTGGAGTTGACAAGAGAACTGGGGATCTTTATGGAAACCGGGATCTTCTAAATTATGCCCTTAACATGGCTCGTGGCCTCAAA GGGGTGGAGAACGTTTATACTCAGCATCAGCCTCTGCTATTCCAGACTATGGAGAGCATTGTCAAAGGGCGTCTGAGAGATGTAGATTACCCCTACGTTGGAAATCACTTCCAGCAAGCCAG GCCTCAGGAGGTGGTAATTTTCATTGTTGGCGGGACTACTTACGAGGAGGCACGTTCCGTTGCCTTACTGAATTCCACAAATTCTGGGATTCGTTTCATTCTGGGTGGTACTGCAGTTCTCAATTCGAAAAG GTTTCTGAAGGATCTTGAAGAAGCTCAAAGAATTGCTCGAAGCAACACGGGGGTAGTTTGA
- the LOC140867175 gene encoding uncharacterized protein, producing the protein MSSNISQDDRLSQLIKDYFESGGSTVTDSCFYIHSQSSRLDDDPTHYFNLQEILEDHTEAENEIYSKVVMYLRDVGKLGLENINKLRKLIIYRLEMDNYEAHLCQTSWSTPFDFTSAVSYFTDEYEYVEVVMRDKSQEMIRLIVDLDFRSQFGLARPTPNYEQLRDALPLIFVGNEEKIDKLVCLVCSAAEQSLTERGLYIPPWRKQSHMKSKWLSQNRKRVS; encoded by the exons ATGAGTAGCAATATCTCACAAGATGATAGATTATCCCAACTGATCAAAGATTATTTCGAATCCGGTGGATCCACAGTAACAGATTCTTGCTTTTATATTCATTCCCAAAGTTCTCGACTTGATGATGATCCTACTCATTATTTCAACCTACAA GAAATATTGGAAGATCATACAGAAGCAGAAAATGAGATTTATAGCAAAGTTGTGATGTACTTGAGAGATGTGGGTAAACTTGGTTTGGAGAACATCAACAAGCTCAGAAAATTGATTATTTACAGATTGGAAATGGATAATTATGAAGCTCATCTTTGTCAAACTTCTTGGTCTACTCCTTTTGATTTCACTTCTGCAG TCTCTTACTTCACAGATGAGTATGAATATGTTGAAGTGGTGATGAGGGACAAAAGTCAAGAAATGATCAGATTAATAGTTGACTTAGATTTCAGGAGTCAGTTTGGATTGGCGAGGCCGACGCCAAATTATGAACAACTCAGAGATGCCCTTCCTTTGATATTTGTGGGGAATGAAGAGAAAATAGACAAGTTGGTTTGTTTGGTTTGCTCAGCCGCCGAACAGTCCCTTACGGAGAGAGGATTATACATCCCTCCATGGAGAAAACAAAGTCACATGAAATCCAAATGGCTTTCCCAAAATCGCAAAAGGGTTTCTTAG
- the LOC140866818 gene encoding bidirectional sugar transporter SWEET1-like isoform X1, with translation MSKDKALHLVFGVFGNATGLFLFLSPVVTFKRIVTKRSTEQFSGIPYVMTLLNCLLSTWYGLPFVSKNNVSVSSINGAGVALELIYVLIFLIFSRKKEKVKILGLLCCILSVFSVIALVSVLAIHDANKRKNLCGFAATIFSIIMYASPLSAMRMVIKTKSVEYMPFLLSLFVTLCGTSWFIYGLIGKDIFILVPNGFGCFLGTMQLILYAIYRSNKLGENSSNIITTDGSLEAGPGPSKHWQSNNYS, from the exons ATGAGTAAAGATAAGGCCCTGCATTTGGTGTTTGGAGTTTTTG GGAATGCTACTGGATTGTTTCTCTTCCTGTCGCCGGT GGTGACATTTAAGAGGATCGTCACGAAAAGATCAACCGAACAATTCTCCGGCATTCCTTATGTCATGACCTTACTCAACTGCTTACTCTCAACTTG gTATGGACTTCCTTTCGTATCAAAAAACAACGTTTCAGTGTCATCGATCAACGGTGCTGGTGTCGCGTTAGAGTTGATATATGTGTTGATATTTCTTATATTTTCACGCAAGAAGGAGAAGGTCAAGATTTTAGGGCTGCTCTGTTGTATTCTCTCCGTGTTCTCCGTTATTGCTTTGGTCTCGGTTTTGGCCATTCACGACGCCAATAAAAGGAAGAACCTATGTGGTTTTGCTGCTACCATTTTCTCCATAATAATGTATGCTTCACCTTTATCTGCCATG AGGATGGTGATAAAAACCAAGAGCGTGGAGTATATGCCCTTCCTCCTATCGCTCTTCGTTACTCTTTGCGGCACTTCCTGGTTTATCTACGGCCTTATCGGAAAGGACATTTTCATACTT GTGCCAAATGGATTTGGGTGCTTCTTGGGAACGATGCAGCTGATATTGTATGCAATTTACCGCAGTAACAAATTAGGTGAAAACTCTAGCAATATAATTACCACCGATGGCTCACTTGAAGCGGGGCCGGGGCCATCCAAGCATTGGCAATCAAATAAttattcttaa
- the LOC140866818 gene encoding bidirectional sugar transporter SWEET1-like isoform X2, protein MTLLNCLLSTWYGLPFVSKNNVSVSSINGAGVALELIYVLIFLIFSRKKEKVKILGLLCCILSVFSVIALVSVLAIHDANKRKNLCGFAATIFSIIMYASPLSAMRMVIKTKSVEYMPFLLSLFVTLCGTSWFIYGLIGKDIFILVPNGFGCFLGTMQLILYAIYRSNKLGENSSNIITTDGSLEAGPGPSKHWQSNNYS, encoded by the exons ATGACCTTACTCAACTGCTTACTCTCAACTTG gTATGGACTTCCTTTCGTATCAAAAAACAACGTTTCAGTGTCATCGATCAACGGTGCTGGTGTCGCGTTAGAGTTGATATATGTGTTGATATTTCTTATATTTTCACGCAAGAAGGAGAAGGTCAAGATTTTAGGGCTGCTCTGTTGTATTCTCTCCGTGTTCTCCGTTATTGCTTTGGTCTCGGTTTTGGCCATTCACGACGCCAATAAAAGGAAGAACCTATGTGGTTTTGCTGCTACCATTTTCTCCATAATAATGTATGCTTCACCTTTATCTGCCATG AGGATGGTGATAAAAACCAAGAGCGTGGAGTATATGCCCTTCCTCCTATCGCTCTTCGTTACTCTTTGCGGCACTTCCTGGTTTATCTACGGCCTTATCGGAAAGGACATTTTCATACTT GTGCCAAATGGATTTGGGTGCTTCTTGGGAACGATGCAGCTGATATTGTATGCAATTTACCGCAGTAACAAATTAGGTGAAAACTCTAGCAATATAATTACCACCGATGGCTCACTTGAAGCGGGGCCGGGGCCATCCAAGCATTGGCAATCAAATAAttattcttaa
- the LOC140865771 gene encoding bidirectional sugar transporter SWEET1-like translates to MKNTLHFVFGIFGNASALFLFLAPMITFKRIIKKRSTEQFSGVPYVMTSLNCLLSAWYGLPFVSPNNLLVSTINGTGAGIELVYVLIFLIFAPKKEKGKILGLLTLVLAIFAIVAFVSLFALHGKGRKLFCGVAATVFSIIMYGSPLTIIRLVIKTKSVEFMPFFLSLFVFLCGTSWFIFGLLGKDPFVAIPNGFGCGLGTVQLILYAIYRKNKGQTQKGATNESLEMEKSISKPHHEKPLNTHPSHDEQV, encoded by the exons ATGAAGAATACTCTGCATTTCGTCTTTGGAATATTCG GGAATGCTTCCGCTCTGTTTCTGTTCTTGGCACCAAT GATTACCTTCAAAAGGATCATAAAGAAAAGGTCTACTGAGCAGTTCTCTGGAGTTCCCTATGTCATGACCTCACTCAACTGCTTGCTTTCTGCCTG GTACGGTCTCCCCTTTGTGTCACCAAACAACTTGCTAGTTTCAACGATAAATGGCACCGGTGCTGGCATTGAATTGGTTTACGTTCTGATCTTTCTCATATTTGCACCTAAGAAAGAAAAGGGCAAGATTCTGGGATTGCTCACTCTTGTCCTCGCCATTTTCGCGATCGTCGCGTTTGTTTCTCTATTTGCTCTCCACGGCAAAGGCAGAAAGCTTTTCTGCGGAGTCGCGGCCACTGTCTTCTCCATCATAATGTACGGTTCACCCTTGACTATCATA AGGTTGGTGATCAAGACCAAGAGTGTGGAATTCATGCCCTTCTTTTTATCACTGTTTGTGTTCTTGTGTGGTACATCCTGGTTCATCTTTGGCCTACTTGGAAAGGATCCGTTTGTTGCT ATTCCAAATGGATTTGGCTGTGGATTAGGTACAGTGCAACTGATACTATATGCCATATACCGCAAAAACAAAGGCCAGACTCAGAAAGGTGCCACTAATGAATCCCTGGAGATGGAGAAAAGCATCTCCAAGCCCCATCACGAGAAGCCACTAAACACACATCCATCACACGATGAACAAGTCTAA